The nucleotide window aagaaaattaacaaaTCTTAGAATATACCCACCCACCCACCCAAAAAATATGCTGCACGATACAATACAATGCAAAGTAGATATATCATTTTATTTCTTTGGTATCATctttcgtctctctctctcactttctttGGAAGTATCAATGACCAGCTGATTGCGGCTGCAACTTGAATGAACCAGACGCATATAGAGCTTGATAGACAGGGCGAATTCTCACTGTCAATATAACAGTAAGCAGAGTTCCAAGGCCACAAACTCCGGCTAGAACCAAGAACGTTACTCTGAAGCAATCCGGACCAATGCAGGTAGGATTCCCTTGCTTCTCCGCTTCCTTGTCGTAGATGTATCCGGCAAGAAGGGCCGAGAAAAGGCTGGCACCGATCGGGTTAGCCAAGAGTATGACGTTGAAGTTGATCCCAAAATGCCTAAGACCAAATAGCTCCGAGATGGTGGCGATTGACAAAAGCTGAAACCCCATGCCTATCCCGGCAAGAGCAGTCGCCACGTAAATGGTGTGGTCGATGGCCATGGCAAAGAGGAGGAATGTGAACACCATAACCAGCTGCGAAGCTCCCATCCATAGTGTTCTTGGAAGCATTCTTGACCTGAGAGAGGTAAAAAGGAGAAATGCAGAGGCGGACCCACGTTAACTGCTAGATAATCTATTTTGTAAGCTAAAGTACAGTAATAACGACAGTCAATTGGCTTAAGTCCTTCTTTCTGACACCCCTAAACCTGAGACTGATCTTTCAAATGTCATACATTCTTTTGACTTTTCTTCACTTACAGTAGTTTTGACCAAcacatttacaataataacagttcaatttagtttttttttgtctttttatttaaCTAAACTTCTAAAACCTCAATttaacattgtttttttttgaaataaatctGACAGTTTTTacattattcataaatttttaaatactatattaagatatgttattttaaagattttaattAGAAATAATTAATTCAATTATGACATGTGTAAAAGTTATTTCTGGATCCAACCACTGAGAAGATCTTATTTCTGAGTGATCATACATGAGATGAGGTGAGAGAGATTCTTACTTGACAAAGTGCTCAGATAAGGCACCTGAAGCGAGACGGCCTGTGAAGTTGAAGAAGCTAAAGATGCAGACGAGTACTGTAGTATCCTTGATACCATAAGCAAATCCGATCTGTGCCAAGTTGTTTGAGACCGTAACGCCTGAGCCCATACCGAGTAAATAAGCAAACCAAAGCAGCCAAAAATCCGCCTTGACGAAGACTTGGCCAACCTTGAAATCCTCACCTCTCCTAGGCTTTCTCTTATTCTTAAGTATCCCACTTTCCCCTTCAGCCAAAAGTATGTCCATATCCGAAACATCATCCCCTTTTAAGAGAGACCCGAGGTTTGACTCCGAGGTAGAAGATATCAGGAGTGGTTCCTCCTGTGGTGACTCACCTTCCTCTTTAGCTAGATTGTCTGAAGAGCTCTTGACATTTGAAGGGAACAGTGTCATCTTGATGGGAATCGCTAGAGGCGAGAACAAGAATAAGACCATGACAGCCACAAGAACGTATCTAAGCACGCTTGGCAGTGAATACACCTCACTAACTACAGTCGTCACAACAAGATAAGCAGCGAGAAGGATGCTTGTTCCCAGCAGAAAAGCAAAATACACGGGCTCGGAAGGGTCTTCACCGGTGGCAGGAACACAGGGACGGATGAAATACATGGAAGCTAAACACAAAACCGGAATACCAACGGTAAGAAACAGAAGCAGGTTCGAAGCAGAGTGGTGAAGCAACATGCTGAACAAGACAGTGTATGCTGCACCACTGATCCCAATTAAGGCTTTGAGAAGTCCCGCCAATGGGCCTCGGCTCATAGGAAAGTTCCTCATATTGGTCACTAAAGATGTTGTCATGAACCATGAGCAGCTATTGGTGGCTATAACGAGAGCTATGAACAGCTGTCAAACAAACAAAGATACTAACTTTCTGAGTTCACTGATCAAAAGATCTACACTTTTGCTAACTTATAAAGACTCAATATGTAGGGTCGGATCTACGAATTTGGTAGCCATAAACATTTACTAAGAGTATCTTCAACCTATATCGTTAGTGTTAAATCACACTATTTTAGAATTATttcaacattatttttttctccaACCACAACAGTAAACTTCacattaataactattttatataataattttaatattgttacatatttaaaatataagtaattGTTATTAAGTATGCTACATAAAACACATTGCaataaagatatttttgaaacaaactatatactattttaatatataatatatctaaataacaaatttatttaaattacaatacatgtaatattttattatagatattttaattgacaatttgatatgttttatttatttaattaattaataaaaaaaaataagtgcaTAATATTTAATATGGTCAATAATGTATACTATCTAATGTGGTCAATAATGTAGAGTATGGACTGTATGGTGAACATTATCATAATAAATTTGATGTGATATTCTAATGTTGCATTAAAATAATTTGGCTTTTAATGTTAGATTGGAGATACTTCTTGTGTAAAATTCACAATGACATATAGTTTTACCGAGTAATAAGTATTTTGAGCTAGTAACAAGTATTTTCATAACCAAGTAATGAGACAAATAAGTATtaacaaaaatcatttttaatatttgagttgGATAGTAAAATTTGTTAACTTGATGATGACTTCAAGTATTGGATTGTTCAAAATGAATACGATTAACGAGTATAAGTCAAGTGGCCAGTAATCATGCccagccttttttttttttgaactaatgCCCCGCCTTTTCAGAGATGAACAAAAgcttttaagattttttcttataattgaTAATCAATGTTTATGTATAACCTATCAAAAATGTGGGATGATAAGTTCAATGTTTCGCTGGAATGCATGTGGTCCAATTTACTTTATGTAACATGGATCTGCTTCTTACCAGCCAGAAAGGCAAGTCGTGAACGATTTGGCTGAGGGAGAGCCAGAGAACACCGTAACCGAGGAAACAAGAAGAGATACCGATGAGAAGCATCGCCCATGGAGCAAGCATGTTACTTGCGTATCCTGGAAGCAGACCCATGTTCCCTCCCAGTTCACCAGCGACGCCCAGGATGGTGACCTGTTGCTGGTTGAACCCTAAAACCGATTTGAGAGCGGCGGAGTAAAGCGGGAAAGTTGAAGCGGTTCCCGCCGCCATCTGAACCCATATGGCGGCTGCCAACCCAACCCACGGTGGTCGGCTTCCCGTTTTCTCAACTAGCTTCGGCATCTCCGATCAATCACTCTCTCTCCCCTTGGGATTTAAAAACTGCTTTGCTTTAAACGATTAGGAGCTAAATCTTTATATAGTGCCACTCTTTAATCTTCAGACTCCCAATAATGCAATACATTAATGTTTATattaatcatgtaaagatcTTTTTATGATTTAATTGCAAGTGGGTGGCAAGAAAATTTACAACccatttatatttctattattgTCTTGCTTGTttcttgttcaaaaaaaaaaaagtcttgcTTGTTTCTATTTACAACCTCTTGAAACGTTTTACATATTACTGTTTATattaatcatgtaaagatcTTTTTATGATTTAATTGCAAGTGGCCGGGTGACAAGAAAATTTACAAcctatttatatttctattattgTCTTGCTTGTTTCTACTACTACTAGGCAAAGAGCCcatgcgatatcgcacgggaactcattttataaataacatattataatctataatttataattttatatgcctgataaaaaaattaaatcatataaatgattaaatttaattttgatgattaaaatatgatttacaaagtattcaaatatatatatatatatatatacattttataaaccttaatgttccctttaatttttttatcaaaacacatATTGCATACAATTGTGTCTTCatcctttttaagttttttcatacatttttcacatgatagttatcttcaaccactttttgaacaaaatgcaattttttttttgcatgatatataattttttttcctatttaaaacataatattaaaattattagtttataattttaaacaattataatttatatgttggtaattgttattttgtatttttatctacctgttttatttattgaaaatgaatattcagaaaattgaATATTGTAATAAGTTGATTTACGTTAATACGACCCGTCTCAtttataatacttttttttaatttttgggagagttcttataaaataccaacacttattatataaactaacacattacctaaataaaaccaatattttttaaagcaatCCCACTTTGAGATGAAAAGACACCTTGTTTAGATGAAAAATTACAActttgacattatttttttcaccattttattattagtagattagtgaaaatttgatttgaaaaatgcatgggagagactatttatagattttttaaagtatatttgaatagtcacaacccttcaatatgaatagtcgcattcttctaatactcacaacttctcactttttaaaagatattagtgaatagtcacaacttttatactatttttagaaggacacaaccttacaacatataacttttagaaaagacacaaccctctacgcatatttttcaaaagacacaacatttcaacataattgaagttcacaaccttaggaattaattagaaaagacacaaccttacaacatagaacttttagaaaagacacaaccctttacactactttttcaaaagacacaacctttcaacataagtggattcacaaccttagaaattaattggaaaagacacaaccttccaacatagaacttttagaaaagacacaacccttgacacttctttttcaaaagacacaacctttcaacataagtggactcacaacctttagaattaattgggattgctattattagtagatttatgttctacaaaatcaaaaagcggaa belongs to Brassica rapa cultivar Chiifu-401-42 chromosome A07, CAAS_Brap_v3.01, whole genome shotgun sequence and includes:
- the LOC103830443 gene encoding protein NUCLEAR FUSION DEFECTIVE 4 — its product is MPKLVEKTGSRPPWVGLAAAIWVQMAAGTASTFPLYSAALKSVLGFNQQQVTILGVAGELGGNMGLLPGYASNMLAPWAMLLIGISSCFLGYGVLWLSLSQIVHDLPFWLLFIALVIATNSCSWFMTTSLVTNMRNFPMSRGPLAGLLKALIGISGAAYTVLFSMLLHHSASNLLLFLTVGIPVLCLASMYFIRPCVPATGEDPSEPVYFAFLLGTSILLAAYLVVTTVVSEVYSLPSVLRYVLVAVMVLFLFSPLAIPIKMTLFPSNVKSSSDNLAKEEGESPQEEPLLISSTSESNLGSLLKGDDVSDMDILLAEGESGILKNKRKPRRGEDFKVGQVFVKADFWLLWFAYLLGMGSGVTVSNNLAQIGFAYGIKDTTVLVCIFSFFNFTGRLASGALSEHFVKSRMLPRTLWMGASQLVMVFTFLLFAMAIDHTIYVATALAGIGMGFQLLSIATISELFGLRHFGINFNVILLANPIGASLFSALLAGYIYDKEAEKQGNPTCIGPDCFRVTFLVLAGVCGLGTLLTVILTVRIRPVYQALYASGSFKLQPQSAGH